The Nitrospiria bacterium genome has a window encoding:
- the purT gene encoding formate-dependent phosphoribosylglycinamide formyltransferase, giving the protein MIGTPLSKNAVKLMLLGAGELGKEVAIEAQRLGVEVIAVDRYPHAPAMQVAHRSHVIDMLDRDQLADVIRKEQPTLIVPEIEAIATEHLLEAEKAFTVIPTARAARLTMDREGIRRLAAEELKLPTSRYRFVENPEDLKAAGADLGYPCVMKPVMSSSGKGQSVVRAPSQLPRAWTTAISSGRARKNKVILESFIPFDYEITLLTVRAVNGTFFCPPVGHVQVDGDYRRSWQPHPMDPGVLARAKEIAAAVTDNLGGTGIFGVELFIRGDEVFFSEVSPRPHDTGLVTLISQDLSEFALHVRAILGFPLHEPVVRTPGGSAVILADRESAAPSYDIAGALALPGVQVRIFGKPDGRKNRRLGVVLAPGPDCFAARDLAVKAASAVQIRHGGF; this is encoded by the coding sequence GTGATCGGGACGCCGCTTTCGAAGAACGCGGTGAAATTGATGCTGCTCGGCGCGGGCGAGCTGGGCAAGGAGGTCGCGATCGAGGCCCAGCGGCTCGGGGTCGAGGTGATCGCGGTGGACCGCTATCCTCACGCCCCGGCGATGCAGGTGGCCCATCGCTCCCACGTGATCGATATGCTGGACCGGGATCAGCTCGCCGACGTCATCCGAAAGGAACAACCCACGCTGATCGTTCCCGAGATCGAGGCCATCGCCACGGAACATCTGCTCGAGGCCGAGAAGGCCTTCACGGTAATCCCGACCGCGCGGGCCGCGCGGCTCACGATGGACCGCGAAGGGATACGGCGTCTCGCGGCCGAGGAATTGAAGCTTCCCACCAGCCGCTACCGCTTCGTCGAGAATCCCGAGGACCTGAAGGCCGCGGGCGCCGACCTGGGCTATCCCTGCGTGATGAAGCCGGTCATGTCCTCCTCCGGGAAGGGCCAGTCCGTCGTCCGGGCGCCCTCGCAGCTGCCCCGGGCCTGGACCACCGCGATCTCGTCCGGACGGGCCAGGAAAAACAAGGTGATCCTGGAGTCCTTTATCCCCTTCGATTATGAAATCACGCTGCTGACGGTCCGCGCCGTCAACGGGACGTTTTTCTGCCCGCCGGTGGGCCATGTCCAGGTCGACGGGGACTACCGCCGGTCCTGGCAGCCGCATCCGATGGACCCGGGCGTCCTTGCGCGCGCCAAGGAAATCGCGGCCGCGGTGACGGACAACCTCGGCGGGACCGGGATCTTCGGCGTGGAGTTGTTCATCCGCGGCGACGAGGTTTTTTTCTCCGAGGTGTCGCCCCGGCCGCACGATACCGGTCTGGTCACCCTGATCTCGCAGGACCTTTCCGAGTTCGCGCTCCACGTCCGCGCGATTCTGGGTTTTCCGCTTCATGAGCCGGTCGTCCGGACGCCCGGCGGATCGGCCGTCATCCTGGCCGACCGGGAGAGTGCGGCGCCGTCGTACGACATCGCAGGCGCGCTGGCCCTACCCGGCGTTCAGGTGCGGATCTTCGGCAAGCCCGACGGCCGCAAGAACCGCCGGCTCGGCGTGGTCCTCGCTCCGGGTCCCGACTGCTTCGCGGCCCGCGATCTGGCCGTCAAGGCGGCTTCGGCCGTTCAGATCCGGCACGGGGGTTTTTGA
- the clpP gene encoding ATP-dependent Clp endopeptidase proteolytic subunit ClpP → MPQRSIEMLVPIVIEQTNRGERAYDIYSRLLKDRIIFIGAPIDDVFSNLIIAQLLFLDAEDPGKDINLYVNSPGGMVTAGLAIYDTMQYIKSDVSTTCIGQASSMGALLLTAGKKGKRFALPNSRIMIHQPMGGFQGQATDVDIQAREILKMRERLNEILAQHTGQPIDRIRLDTERDYFMSGEEARKYGLIDEVISRAPDLKEKGK, encoded by the coding sequence ATGCCTCAAAGGAGCATCGAAATGTTGGTACCGATCGTGATCGAGCAGACAAACCGCGGCGAGCGGGCGTACGACATCTATTCGCGCCTTTTAAAAGACCGCATCATCTTTATCGGGGCGCCGATCGACGACGTCTTCTCCAATCTGATCATCGCCCAGCTCCTCTTCCTGGATGCGGAGGACCCGGGCAAGGACATCAATCTGTACGTCAACAGTCCGGGGGGCATGGTGACGGCCGGGCTCGCGATCTACGACACGATGCAATACATCAAGTCGGACGTCTCGACCACCTGCATCGGCCAGGCCTCCAGCATGGGCGCGCTCCTGCTGACGGCCGGAAAAAAAGGCAAGCGCTTCGCGCTGCCCAACTCGAGGATCATGATCCACCAGCCGATGGGCGGTTTCCAGGGCCAGGCCACGGACGTCGATATCCAGGCCCGCGAAATTCTGAAAATGCGCGAGCGGCTCAACGAGATCCTGGCCCAGCACACCGGCCAGCCCATCGACCGGATCCGTCTGGACACCGAGCGGGATTACTTCATGTCCGGGGAGGAGGCCCGAAAGTACGGGCTGATCGACGAGGTCATCAGCCGCGCGCCGGACTTGAAGGAAAAGGGGAAATAA
- the tig gene encoding trigger factor, giving the protein MKVAVEEISSVKKSLKIEVPEEVVTRELEAAYTDLNQRVRIPGFRPGKAPRSLLEQRFKGSVEEDVIRKLVPDYYQRAILETGLHPVELPAIDKVELKKNAPLSFTARVEITPPIPLGAYTALKVQRPKMEVTEIEVNKALEALQDRHAQLVACPEEHPIVEKDFVVIDFQGTMDGRPLEGGSRQNHLLQIGSETLIPGFEEQLINHRRGERVKIRTSFPKDYPKAELAGRAAEFDVLIREVKEKTLPALDDELAKDVGNFTSLDQLKTKLRDDLTARVKTEQEHAVKTALLKQLTEAHAFEVPASLVERELQEALARLEQRLPKGVTFEQAKIDPQAVRKEIGPAAQEKVKGRLILAAIADRESLTVSKEEIDAALSRTAQELKASAEDVRRLIVSQDGSLDVFKTRLLEDKAMDWIVSKAVIE; this is encoded by the coding sequence ATGAAAGTCGCCGTCGAAGAAATCAGCTCCGTCAAAAAATCGCTGAAGATCGAGGTGCCCGAGGAGGTCGTCACCCGGGAGCTGGAGGCGGCCTACACCGACCTGAACCAGCGCGTCCGGATTCCCGGCTTTCGGCCCGGAAAGGCTCCGCGGTCGCTGTTGGAGCAGCGCTTCAAGGGTTCGGTTGAAGAGGACGTGATCCGGAAATTGGTCCCGGATTATTACCAGCGGGCGATCTTGGAGACCGGTTTGCATCCCGTGGAGCTTCCGGCCATCGATAAGGTCGAGTTGAAGAAGAACGCCCCGCTTTCCTTTACGGCGAGGGTCGAGATCACGCCGCCGATTCCGCTCGGCGCCTACACCGCCCTCAAGGTCCAACGGCCGAAGATGGAAGTGACGGAGATCGAGGTGAACAAGGCCCTGGAGGCCCTTCAAGACCGGCACGCCCAGTTGGTCGCCTGTCCCGAGGAGCATCCGATCGTCGAAAAAGATTTCGTGGTGATCGACTTTCAGGGAACGATGGACGGACGGCCGCTGGAAGGAGGGTCCCGCCAGAATCATCTGCTCCAGATCGGGTCCGAGACCCTGATTCCGGGCTTCGAGGAACAGCTGATCAACCATCGCCGCGGGGAGCGCGTGAAGATCCGGACCTCCTTTCCCAAGGACTATCCGAAGGCCGAGTTGGCCGGCCGCGCGGCCGAGTTCGACGTCCTGATCCGCGAGGTCAAGGAGAAGACCCTTCCGGCGCTGGATGATGAACTGGCCAAGGACGTCGGGAATTTCACGTCGCTCGATCAGCTGAAGACGAAACTCCGCGACGATCTGACGGCCCGCGTGAAAACGGAACAGGAGCACGCCGTCAAGACCGCGCTGCTCAAGCAGTTGACCGAGGCCCATGCCTTCGAGGTCCCGGCCTCGTTGGTGGAACGCGAACTCCAGGAGGCCCTCGCCCGGCTGGAGCAGCGTCTCCCCAAGGGGGTGACCTTCGAGCAGGCCAAAATCGATCCGCAGGCCGTCCGGAAGGAGATCGGGCCCGCGGCGCAAGAGAAGGTCAAGGGCCGCTTGATCCTGGCCGCGATCGCGGACCGGGAAAGCCTGACCGTTTCCAAGGAAGAAATCGACGCCGCGCTGTCCCGGACCGCCCAGGAGCTGAAGGCGAGCGCCGAAGACGTCCGGCGGCTGATCGTCTCGCAGGACGGCAGCCTCGACGTGTTCAAGACCCGGCTGCTGGAGGACAAGGCCATGGACTGGATCGTTTCCAAGGCCGTCATCGAATAA